A DNA window from Synergistaceae bacterium contains the following coding sequences:
- a CDS encoding V-type ATP synthase subunit A, which produces MEVNTTNTPMIKEGLVAFVNGPVIKATNMRDFAMREVVTVGNKRLMGEIISMDDDNATIQVYEDTDGLRLGEKVHGTGEPLSIEIGPGLIGSFFDGIGRPLDLLLEKEGMYISPGTTVNMLDREKKWDITPVAKVGDLITGGIVIATVQETPLLVHKIMAPIGTEGEVTWIAPAGIHKAGEDIAKVKDAFGREVAIPIIQRWPVRTSRPYRERLLPNEPFVTGQRVIDGLFPIAKGGTACIPGGFGTGKTVTQHQLAKWGDAQVVIYIGCGERGNEMTDVLEQFPVLEDPRSGRPLMERTILIANTSNMPVAAREASIYTGITIAEYFRDMGYDVAIMADSTSRWAEALRELSGRLEEIPAEEGFPAYLPSRLAEFYERAGRVITLGGENGSVTVIGAVSPPGGDFTEPVTRHTKRFIRCFWGLDKNLANARHYPAISWIDSYSEYAEELNNWFCTNVDPRWTELRDEARQILSEDTKVQQVIKLVGEDVLPDDQRLVAFTAFLVKNGYLQQNSFGSDSYSPLLKGFEILYLIMEFHHKAMELVRKGIPISLIREDSSVDMLTHLRELDPEDKEGFNEVRKRISAHLDRVAAERTRKLGGE; this is translated from the coding sequence TTGGAGGTCAACACAACTAATACTCCAATGATAAAAGAAGGCCTTGTGGCCTTCGTTAATGGTCCTGTCATAAAAGCGACAAATATGAGAGACTTCGCTATGCGCGAAGTCGTCACCGTAGGCAACAAGCGCCTCATGGGTGAAATAATCAGCATGGACGATGACAATGCCACGATTCAGGTCTATGAAGACACAGACGGACTTCGATTGGGAGAGAAAGTCCACGGCACAGGGGAACCGCTTTCAATAGAAATCGGCCCGGGGCTCATCGGCAGTTTCTTTGACGGGATCGGGCGTCCTCTGGATCTGCTCCTCGAAAAAGAAGGCATGTATATTTCACCGGGCACTACTGTCAACATGCTCGACCGAGAGAAAAAGTGGGACATCACTCCTGTCGCAAAAGTAGGAGACCTGATAACCGGCGGCATAGTTATTGCGACGGTTCAGGAGACACCCCTTCTCGTCCACAAGATAATGGCCCCTATTGGTACTGAAGGCGAGGTAACATGGATAGCTCCCGCAGGTATACATAAGGCGGGGGAAGATATAGCAAAGGTCAAGGATGCATTCGGGAGGGAAGTGGCTATACCCATAATTCAGCGTTGGCCGGTCCGCACCTCCAGACCATACCGTGAGCGTCTTCTCCCCAATGAACCGTTTGTAACCGGACAGCGCGTCATTGACGGGCTCTTCCCGATAGCAAAGGGAGGCACTGCCTGTATCCCCGGAGGCTTTGGGACAGGCAAGACAGTCACACAGCATCAGCTCGCCAAATGGGGGGACGCTCAGGTCGTCATATACATCGGCTGCGGAGAGCGAGGCAATGAGATGACGGATGTCCTTGAACAGTTCCCTGTGCTCGAAGACCCGCGTTCTGGACGCCCGCTTATGGAGCGTACGATACTGATCGCAAACACATCCAATATGCCTGTTGCCGCACGCGAGGCATCCATTTACACCGGAATAACGATTGCCGAATACTTCCGCGATATGGGCTACGATGTGGCGATAATGGCGGATTCAACATCACGCTGGGCCGAGGCCCTTCGTGAGCTCTCAGGACGCCTTGAAGAGATCCCGGCGGAAGAAGGGTTCCCCGCATACCTGCCAAGCCGCCTTGCAGAGTTCTACGAGCGGGCGGGACGTGTCATAACTCTTGGCGGCGAAAACGGAAGTGTCACCGTAATCGGAGCTGTCTCTCCTCCTGGCGGTGACTTTACTGAACCGGTCACAAGGCATACAAAGCGCTTTATCCGATGCTTCTGGGGACTTGATAAAAACCTCGCTAACGCACGCCACTATCCTGCTATCTCTTGGATAGACTCCTACAGTGAATACGCCGAGGAGCTCAACAACTGGTTCTGCACGAATGTTGACCCAAGATGGACTGAACTTCGCGATGAAGCACGTCAGATACTCTCTGAAGATACTAAAGTTCAGCAGGTTATCAAGCTTGTGGGAGAAGATGTCCTACCTGATGACCAAAGACTTGTAGCTTTTACCGCGTTCCTTGTGAAAAATGGATACCTCCAGCAGAACTCTTTCGGCTCAGACTCATATTCGCCTCTGTTAAAGGGCTTTGAGATACTCTATTTGATAATGGAATTTCACCACAAGGCTATGGAACTTGTCCGCAAAGGCATTCCTATCTCTTTGATCAGAGAAGACTCCTCTGTCGACATGCTGACTCACCTCCGTGAGCTTGATCCGGAGGACAAAGAGGGTTTTAATGAAGTGCGCAAGCGCATATCCGCACACCTTGACAGGGTGGCGGCAGAGCGCACGAGAAAGCTTGGAGGCGAGTAG
- a CDS encoding ATPase, translated as MKEVQSEKINTLRDIILDKADVQKKTLVANARREAEEWLAKETEKLQRDTNLILQDARKRAEDIRRRQILAAEREKSTETLRLQNRILSEALGRLQDKLVHLRDRDNYIDILTGMCMEAIASLKGCNSFKLRLSALDADLSDKIIAKVRELAPDVEFTFDTEPAPILGGCWVSSDDNRRQVNLDWQNLTQEMADTLAERLLPLL; from the coding sequence ATGAAAGAAGTTCAAAGTGAAAAGATAAACACGTTAAGAGACATCATCCTCGACAAAGCCGACGTGCAGAAAAAAACGCTCGTCGCAAACGCACGTCGCGAGGCTGAGGAATGGCTTGCTAAGGAGACCGAAAAACTGCAGCGCGATACTAATCTTATTCTGCAGGATGCGCGAAAACGGGCAGAAGATATCAGGCGCAGACAGATCCTCGCAGCTGAACGCGAAAAATCAACGGAGACTCTGCGCCTTCAGAATCGTATACTTTCCGAAGCGCTTGGAAGACTTCAGGACAAGCTTGTGCACCTCAGGGATCGCGACAACTACATAGATATCCTTACCGGGATGTGTATGGAGGCCATAGCATCACTTAAGGGATGCAACAGCTTTAAGCTGCGCCTGTCTGCTTTGGATGCCGATCTGTCCGACAAGATCATCGCAAAAGTACGGGAACTCGCACCAGATGTAGAATTTACGTTTGATACTGAACCGGCGCCGATCCTCGGAGGGTGCTGGGTATCTTCAGACGACAACCGCAGGCAGGTAAACTTAGACTGGCAAAACCTGACACAGGAAATGGCGGATACATTGGCCGAACGGCTCCTGCCGCTGCTATAG
- a CDS encoding V-type ATP synthase subunit F — protein sequence MRAFLVSDNHDSLVGMRLAGIQGCLVHTSEEAFAAIDRALKIHDLAILAITEKAAAMAPDIIQQLRERGDLPLVVEIPDRFGTNRGPDFLTRYVQEAIGVKM from the coding sequence ATGAGAGCGTTTCTCGTGAGCGACAACCACGATTCCCTGGTAGGGATGAGGCTGGCCGGAATACAGGGTTGTCTGGTTCACACTTCTGAAGAGGCATTTGCTGCGATAGACAGAGCCCTTAAGATACATGATCTTGCCATTCTCGCAATAACCGAGAAGGCCGCGGCAATGGCTCCGGATATTATTCAGCAGCTGCGGGAGCGCGGGGATCTGCCTCTGGTAGTTGAGATACCTGACAGATTCGGTACTAACCGCGGCCCTGATTTTCTGACCCGCTACGTACAGGAAGCCATTGGGGTGAAGATGTGA
- a CDS encoding ATP synthase subunit C yields the protein MFGLAICCCTVATMIGAGYLMQRKGYKGNRAIYAISLGVSSFLVFAGAALSLTAHPAFAAAAAAPLGTAAGMGFIAASVSTGLACLGAGLAVASVGSAALGLVGEKPEMLGTTLIYLGLSEGIAIYGVIVSLLILGRI from the coding sequence ATGTTTGGACTGGCAATTTGCTGCTGCACTGTAGCAACTATGATAGGTGCCGGATATCTGATGCAGCGCAAGGGCTATAAAGGGAACAGGGCGATATACGCAATAAGTCTCGGAGTATCTTCCTTCCTTGTCTTCGCTGGAGCAGCCCTGTCTCTGACGGCACATCCCGCTTTTGCCGCCGCCGCCGCCGCGCCGCTTGGAACTGCAGCAGGGATGGGCTTCATTGCAGCATCCGTATCAACAGGCCTTGCATGTCTTGGCGCAGGCCTTGCGGTAGCAAGCGTGGGTTCGGCCGCACTTGGATTAGTGGGCGAAAAACCTGAGATGCTCGGAACGACGCTTATCTATCTCGGACTTTCGGAAGGTATCGCAATTTACGGCGTTATCGTCTCCCTGCTTATCCTTGGCCGTATATAA
- a CDS encoding ATPase has product MAVMKMVALTMIGPDSEMENVARQMVLTGGFQPLPLDILVNDRALRAKVTTETENPYDELLTKVSTIWKVAGEMIPDPSPVNITRDFTLSYARKRVEQSSRRLEVWEKRRIALIEEEELLSATKLFIQALKGTESTPNDLSESMFITTFFGRLSNENYQRLVESSEESPIAINELTVMNGNTWILVITVPGYEEPTKKLLEAVYFKEFSLKEIAAQLTGEDPLSLVNKRIVNHQKAIRGLAKAAKDMLREQRTEYELLYSQLYTMQRVYDVCKGRGAVSGMFVLSGWIPADTLAGIYKTIEEEAPMTTMLVEDTKNISYSGIRVPTLLQNNALFRAFQDIVAMYSLPSYGEIDPSPIVAISFMLFFGFMFGDIGHGLMIFLGSIYLVKQGKMKRSFGQVMKAAAVSSMVFGALYGSIFGIEGVIPALWLSPMHDTNRLLIIAICIGVFMISLGLILNMITQYRARDFGRLLFDGQGLAGLFLYWAMAALAAIYMTGTKISEMAADIMWGGIGVMILLMIFRDILARYLLRQKSEKESVVLNLFEIMHNLMSFVSNTASFVRLAAFALNHVGLSMAVIMLSEMVHNLPGGIVMKGIILVVGNIVIVCLEGLIVFIQTLRLEYYEFFGKFYKGGGSAFKPVGWNKDGTKYAPAAARK; this is encoded by the coding sequence ATGGCAGTAATGAAGATGGTCGCTTTAACTATGATAGGCCCTGACTCCGAGATGGAAAATGTAGCACGCCAAATGGTGCTGACCGGAGGTTTCCAGCCTCTGCCTCTTGACATTCTCGTCAACGACAGGGCCCTCCGCGCCAAGGTCACAACTGAGACCGAAAACCCGTACGACGAACTGCTCACAAAGGTATCGACCATATGGAAGGTTGCTGGGGAGATGATACCTGATCCGTCTCCTGTAAACATTACCAGGGATTTCACACTCTCCTATGCACGCAAACGCGTAGAACAGTCATCCAGGAGGCTCGAGGTCTGGGAGAAGCGACGGATAGCGCTGATAGAGGAAGAGGAACTCCTCAGCGCCACAAAACTTTTTATACAGGCTCTGAAAGGCACTGAATCCACTCCAAATGATCTTTCTGAAAGCATGTTTATAACGACTTTCTTCGGACGCCTGTCAAATGAGAATTACCAGCGTCTCGTTGAAAGCAGCGAAGAGTCCCCGATCGCGATAAACGAGCTGACCGTAATGAATGGCAATACGTGGATACTTGTTATAACAGTTCCCGGATACGAGGAGCCGACAAAGAAACTGCTGGAGGCAGTCTACTTCAAAGAGTTCTCGCTCAAGGAAATCGCAGCACAGTTGACGGGAGAAGATCCTCTATCCCTTGTAAACAAACGCATAGTAAACCATCAAAAGGCAATCAGAGGTCTGGCAAAAGCTGCAAAAGATATGCTGCGTGAACAGCGCACGGAGTATGAGCTTCTATACTCACAGCTTTATACAATGCAGCGCGTCTACGATGTATGCAAAGGACGCGGTGCGGTCAGCGGCATGTTCGTACTTTCCGGATGGATCCCGGCGGACACGCTGGCAGGAATATACAAGACAATTGAAGAAGAGGCTCCGATGACAACTATGCTTGTAGAGGATACGAAGAACATTTCATACTCAGGCATACGTGTCCCTACACTGCTGCAAAACAACGCACTTTTCCGTGCGTTCCAGGACATTGTCGCGATGTACAGCCTCCCGTCATACGGAGAGATCGACCCCTCGCCTATAGTGGCAATTTCATTCATGCTCTTTTTTGGCTTCATGTTTGGTGATATCGGACACGGGCTTATGATATTCCTCGGCTCGATATATCTGGTCAAACAAGGCAAGATGAAGCGCTCCTTCGGACAGGTCATGAAAGCAGCCGCAGTAAGTTCAATGGTCTTCGGTGCCCTGTATGGAAGCATTTTCGGCATAGAGGGCGTTATCCCGGCACTGTGGCTCTCTCCGATGCACGACACAAACAGACTGCTCATTATTGCTATCTGCATAGGCGTTTTCATGATAAGCCTCGGGCTGATACTTAACATGATAACACAGTACAGGGCAAGGGACTTCGGGCGCCTGCTCTTCGACGGGCAGGGGCTTGCGGGGCTCTTCCTCTATTGGGCGATGGCAGCTCTTGCGGCTATTTACATGACCGGCACCAAGATTTCTGAGATGGCTGCTGATATCATGTGGGGCGGCATAGGAGTCATGATACTGCTGATGATATTCCGTGATATCCTCGCACGCTACCTGCTTCGTCAGAAGAGCGAGAAGGAGTCGGTCGTTCTGAATTTATTCGAGATAATGCATAACCTGATGTCCTTCGTCTCAAACACTGCGTCGTTCGTCCGCCTTGCGGCGTTCGCGCTTAACCACGTCGGACTCTCAATGGCGGTAATAATGCTGTCGGAGATGGTACACAACCTGCCGGGCGGCATAGTGATGAAGGGTATAATTCTTGTCGTTGGAAACATCGTAATAGTCTGTCTTGAAGGTCTGATCGTCTTCATACAGACATTGCGTCTCGAATACTATGAGTTCTTCGGAAAGTTTTACAAGGGAGGAGGCAGTGCATTCAAACCTGTCGGCTGGAATAAGGACGGCACAAAATACGCGCCGGCAGCCGCAAGAAAGTAG
- a CDS encoding V-type ATPase subunit, translated as MLSTSHGQDTAIGVKAHVLYSQLLTAEEYWSLLSLNSTGELADFLKQTAGYKEYLETLPPTKVHRVDLENAVRSAVLSEATSFLAYLAGPRRQVFTDWLGWYESEQLKSIFRWIRSRRIDRDTMRQRLYSIPGSKLSYDLLLNSRDYAEALEALRNTRYYKAVQEPVRRLINGEESLFSLELAIDNLVETQLYCDLKKIPDMEQKLLEPLFGSRIDLLNLYHFHRCTLYYHMTLEETLSRMLPVKYKIKTHDLRNMAKSATWEEGLKQLDISYPAYAKIFLDSLGKPDEELALEMSIKRYNYFKALSIFQKGSPGFHTAMSYFVLKSHEVDDVIHIIEDVRYDYDRRNAVAYLIRPIIGGGEPTWQ; from the coding sequence TTGTTATCTACGTCACACGGTCAGGATACCGCGATAGGAGTTAAAGCACATGTCCTCTACAGTCAGCTCCTGACTGCGGAAGAGTACTGGTCTTTACTCAGCCTGAACTCTACAGGCGAACTGGCGGACTTCCTGAAGCAGACTGCCGGATACAAGGAATATCTGGAGACACTTCCTCCTACGAAAGTACATCGCGTAGATCTGGAAAATGCCGTACGCTCTGCTGTACTGTCCGAGGCGACCTCGTTCCTTGCATATCTTGCCGGGCCGAGACGTCAGGTCTTCACTGACTGGCTTGGTTGGTATGAGTCTGAGCAGCTTAAGAGTATATTCCGTTGGATCCGTTCAAGAAGGATCGACAGGGACACTATGAGACAGCGCCTTTACAGCATCCCAGGCTCAAAGCTTTCCTATGATCTGCTGCTTAACAGCCGGGATTATGCGGAAGCGCTTGAGGCCCTGCGCAACACAAGGTATTACAAGGCGGTGCAGGAACCGGTAAGGCGCCTCATAAACGGAGAGGAATCTCTCTTCTCTCTTGAGCTGGCAATAGACAATCTGGTAGAAACCCAGCTCTACTGTGATCTCAAAAAAATACCGGATATGGAGCAGAAGCTTCTTGAGCCACTTTTCGGTTCACGCATAGACCTGCTGAATCTGTACCACTTCCACAGATGTACGTTGTATTACCATATGACGCTGGAGGAAACTCTCAGCAGAATGCTTCCGGTCAAATACAAGATAAAGACGCACGACCTGCGTAATATGGCTAAAAGTGCCACATGGGAAGAAGGACTGAAACAATTAGATATATCATATCCAGCTTACGCGAAAATATTCCTGGATTCACTTGGCAAGCCGGACGAGGAGCTCGCACTTGAAATGTCTATAAAACGCTACAACTATTTCAAAGCCCTTTCTATATTTCAGAAAGGATCACCGGGGTTCCATACGGCAATGAGCTATTTCGTGCTTAAATCACACGAGGTTGACGATGTAATACACATAATAGAAGATGTGCGGTATGACTACGACAGAAGAAACGCTGTAGCATACCTGATAAGGCCAATTATAGGCGGGGGTGAACCCACATGGCAGTAA
- a CDS encoding V-type ATP synthase subunit D: MATKLAPTRGNLVKLTHSMKMAQSGHDLLDQKRQVLMMELVRYIDSAKTIQHDVEHIFSRAYEALQKANISLGIDTVEDISESVPVTTDITVRLRSVMGVEIPDVDPLDDKTVPSYSFYGSSGAMDAAYVEFRKVMVLLARLAEVETSVYRLAVQIRKTHRRVNALEKVVIPSNLTDIRFISDVLEEGEREDFTRMKLAQKKTK; the protein is encoded by the coding sequence GTGGCGACAAAACTTGCTCCTACAAGGGGAAACCTTGTAAAACTTACACATTCTATGAAGATGGCCCAGTCCGGACATGACCTCCTCGACCAGAAGCGTCAGGTACTCATGATGGAGCTGGTGCGTTACATAGATTCGGCAAAGACTATCCAGCACGATGTCGAACATATTTTCAGCAGAGCCTATGAGGCTTTGCAGAAAGCAAATATTTCCCTGGGCATCGACACGGTCGAGGATATTTCTGAGTCTGTTCCGGTCACGACAGATATAACAGTTCGCCTGCGTTCTGTCATGGGTGTTGAGATCCCTGACGTAGACCCTCTCGACGACAAAACCGTACCAAGTTATTCGTTTTACGGCTCATCAGGCGCAATGGACGCAGCTTATGTGGAGTTCCGCAAGGTTATGGTGTTGCTTGCCAGACTTGCCGAAGTAGAGACAAGCGTCTATCGTCTTGCAGTTCAGATACGCAAGACACACAGACGCGTGAACGCGCTGGAAAAGGTCGTCATCCCGTCAAATCTGACGGATATAAGGTTTATCTCGGATGTCCTCGAAGAGGGCGAGCGGGAAGACTTTACACGTATGAAGCTGGCTCAGAAAAAGACAAAGTAG